A window of the Natronomonas salina genome harbors these coding sequences:
- a CDS encoding beta-CASP ribonuclease aCPSF1, producing the protein MSAVERQLEDIKETIVSEVPSDISISDVKYEGPELVVYTRDPKKFAGDGDLVRRLASKLRKRITVRPDPDVLSRPETAREEIRKVIPDEAGVTDLDFHADTGEVVIEAEKPGMVIGRHGSTLREITQQVGWTPEVVRTPPIESSTVSNVRNFLKQERDERRDILERVGRQIHREEMSDDEWVRITTLGCCREVGRAGFILNTPETRVLVDCGDKPGAEGEVPYLQIPEALGAGAQNIDAVVLTHAHLDHSALIPLLFKYGYDGPIYCTEPTRDLMGLLTLDYLDVAAKEGRAPPYESEQVREAIKHCIPLEYGDVTDIAPDLKLTFHNAGHILGSAVSHFHVGDGLYNVAFSGDIHYDDTRLFNGAVNDFPRVETLVMESTYGGRNDYQTDQEDSEAKLAEVINRTHDQGGKVLIPAFAVGRSQEIMLVLEEAMRSGKIPEMPVHLDGMIWEATAIHTTYPEYLRDDLRDRIFHDDENPFLAEQFNHIDGGEDERQEVADGGPCIILSTSGMVTGGPIMSWLEHVGAEEDSTLTFVGYQAQGTLGRRIQNGWDEIPMNDRGGSRGGSTLTLNMDVETVDGFSGHADRQGLMNFVRTMNPRPEKVLCVHGDESSVQDLSSALYHEFNMRTFAPKNLETFRFK; encoded by the coding sequence ATGAGCGCAGTAGAGCGGCAACTCGAAGATATCAAGGAAACGATCGTCAGCGAAGTACCGAGCGACATCTCCATCTCGGACGTGAAGTACGAGGGCCCGGAGCTCGTCGTCTACACCCGCGACCCGAAGAAGTTCGCGGGCGACGGCGACCTCGTGCGGCGCCTCGCCTCGAAGCTCCGGAAGCGGATCACCGTCCGCCCGGACCCCGACGTCCTCTCCCGGCCGGAGACGGCCCGCGAGGAGATCCGGAAGGTCATCCCCGACGAGGCGGGCGTGACGGACCTGGACTTCCACGCCGACACCGGCGAGGTCGTCATCGAGGCCGAGAAGCCAGGGATGGTCATCGGCAGGCACGGCTCGACGCTCCGGGAGATCACCCAGCAGGTCGGCTGGACCCCGGAGGTCGTCCGGACGCCGCCCATCGAGTCCTCGACGGTCTCGAACGTCCGGAACTTCCTGAAGCAGGAGCGCGACGAGCGCCGCGACATCCTCGAGCGCGTGGGCCGGCAGATCCACCGCGAGGAGATGTCCGACGACGAGTGGGTCCGCATCACGACGCTGGGCTGCTGCCGCGAGGTCGGCCGCGCGGGCTTCATCCTCAACACCCCGGAGACGCGCGTCCTCGTCGACTGCGGCGACAAGCCGGGCGCGGAGGGCGAGGTGCCGTACCTCCAGATCCCCGAGGCCCTGGGCGCCGGCGCCCAGAACATCGACGCCGTCGTCCTGACCCACGCCCACCTCGACCACTCGGCGCTCATCCCGCTGCTGTTCAAGTACGGCTACGACGGTCCCATCTACTGCACGGAGCCGACCCGCGACCTGATGGGCCTGCTGACGCTGGACTACCTCGACGTCGCGGCCAAGGAGGGACGCGCGCCCCCGTACGAGTCCGAGCAGGTCCGGGAGGCCATCAAGCACTGCATCCCGCTGGAGTACGGCGACGTCACCGACATCGCGCCGGACCTGAAGCTCACGTTCCACAACGCCGGGCACATCCTGGGCTCGGCGGTCTCGCACTTCCACGTCGGCGACGGCCTCTACAACGTCGCCTTCTCCGGCGACATCCACTACGACGACACCCGCCTGTTCAACGGCGCCGTCAACGACTTCCCGCGCGTCGAGACGCTCGTCATGGAGTCGACCTACGGCGGCCGAAACGACTACCAGACGGACCAGGAGGACTCAGAGGCGAAACTCGCCGAGGTCATCAACCGGACCCACGACCAGGGCGGGAAGGTCCTCATCCCCGCCTTCGCGGTCGGCCGCTCCCAGGAGATCATGCTCGTCCTCGAGGAGGCGATGCGCAGCGGCAAGATCCCCGAGATGCCCGTCCACCTCGACGGGATGATCTGGGAGGCGACGGCCATCCACACGACCTACCCCGAGTACCTCCGCGACGACCTCCGGGACCGCATCTTCCACGACGACGAGAACCCGTTCCTCGCCGAGCAGTTCAACCACATCGACGGCGGCGAGGACGAGCGCCAGGAGGTCGCCGACGGCGGCCCCTGCATCATCCTCTCGACGTCCGGGATGGTCACCGGCGGCCCCATCATGTCCTGGCTCGAGCACGTCGGCGCGGAGGAGGACTCGACGCTCACCTTCGTCGGCTACCAGGCACAGGGGACGCTCGGCCGCCGCATCCAGAACGGCTGGGACGAGATTCCGATGAACGACCGCGGCGGCAGTCGCGGCGGCTCCACCCTGACGCTGAACATGGACGTCGAGACCGTCGACGGCTTCTCGGGCCACGCCGACCGCCAGGGGCTGATGAACTTCGTCCGCACGATGAACCCCCGGCCGGAGAAGGTCCTCTGCGTCCACGGCGACGAGTCGTCGGTCCAGGACCTCTCCTCGGCGCTGTACCACGAGTTCAACATGCGGACGTTCGCGCCGAAGAACCTCGAGACGTTCCGGTTCAAGTAG
- a CDS encoding cupin domain-containing protein, translating to MERVSIDDVEAEPHPMGVNRERRVLTDALGAEEMTAVHYELEPGEQFSGGLHTHHDQEEVFYVLEGTATFEHGTDGEKTDVEAGEVIRFEPGEFQCGRNESEDIVVGLALAAPGSQHDWEQLESFAPCGECGEVTAHGVREPDRDFVIYCKECGNEMQIA from the coding sequence ATGGAACGCGTCTCCATCGACGACGTCGAGGCGGAACCGCACCCGATGGGCGTCAACCGCGAGCGCCGCGTCCTCACGGACGCCCTCGGGGCCGAGGAGATGACCGCCGTCCACTACGAACTGGAGCCGGGCGAGCAGTTCTCCGGCGGCCTCCACACCCACCACGACCAGGAGGAGGTCTTCTACGTGCTGGAGGGGACCGCGACGTTCGAACACGGGACCGACGGCGAGAAGACGGACGTGGAGGCGGGCGAGGTGATCCGATTCGAGCCCGGCGAGTTCCAGTGCGGCCGCAACGAGAGCGAGGACATCGTGGTCGGCCTGGCGCTGGCGGCGCCCGGCAGCCAGCACGACTGGGAGCAACTGGAGTCGTTCGCGCCCTGCGGCGAGTGCGGCGAGGTCACCGCCCACGGCGTCCGCGAACCCGACCGGGACTTCGTCATCTACTGCAAGGAGTGCGGCAACGAGATGCAGATCGCCTGA
- a CDS encoding DUF2061 domain-containing protein: MESLRRRPHQRLSRAVVKTLGYRLFMVCITVAVAFLVVDDVGAALSIGLVTNLLKTGTYFVYERAWDHVDWGV; encoded by the coding sequence ATGGAATCGCTGCGCCGGCGGCCCCACCAGCGACTCTCCCGGGCGGTCGTCAAGACGCTCGGCTACCGGCTGTTCATGGTGTGTATCACTGTCGCCGTCGCCTTCCTGGTCGTCGACGACGTCGGCGCGGCGCTGAGCATCGGCCTCGTGACGAACCTCCTGAAGACCGGGACGTACTTCGTCTACGAGCGCGCGTGGGACCACGTCGACTGGGGCGTCTGA
- the proS gene encoding proline--tRNA ligase: MSGEQELGITESKEHSPGEWYAEVVQKAGLADYAPMGGFIVTRPRGYALWERLQDHLDGWFKETGVQNTYFPLFIPESYLEREKDIVEGFDPEVAWVTHGGHDELEERLAVRPTSESIITPFIAEWVRSYRDLPMRLNQWCSVVRWEATETKPFFRTKEFLWQEGHTAHADGEDAWNETMTRLDQYGRLYEEVMGIPGMKGRKPDHDKFPGAETTTTIEALMPDGKSVQAGTSHHLGTSFAEAFDITFTDEDEEERLAHTTSWGLSWRALGALIMTHSDGQGLVVPPALAPTQVVVVPIWQEDTEEEVKEYAADLAAELDEAFRVELDDRDERNPGFKFNEHELNGVPLRIEIGPHEVEDDEATLVHRPDGENEVADRETIVDGVDEALDTIYAKLYAAAEENLEENVREAHGRGEILGTIGKHGGYVKTGWCGDEACDDEIKEEISAEIVMLPLDEDEEPVHDTCGVCGEEAVETAYFAKSY, translated from the coding sequence ATGAGCGGCGAGCAGGAACTCGGCATCACCGAGTCCAAAGAACACAGTCCCGGAGAATGGTACGCCGAGGTCGTCCAGAAGGCGGGTCTCGCGGACTACGCGCCGATGGGCGGGTTCATCGTCACCCGGCCCCGCGGCTACGCCCTGTGGGAGCGCCTCCAGGACCACCTCGACGGCTGGTTCAAGGAGACCGGCGTCCAGAACACGTACTTCCCTCTCTTCATCCCCGAATCCTACCTGGAGCGGGAGAAGGACATCGTCGAGGGGTTCGACCCCGAGGTCGCGTGGGTGACCCACGGCGGCCACGACGAACTCGAGGAACGGCTGGCGGTCCGGCCTACCTCCGAGTCGATCATCACGCCCTTCATCGCCGAGTGGGTCCGCAGCTACCGCGACCTCCCGATGCGGCTGAACCAGTGGTGCTCCGTGGTCCGGTGGGAGGCCACCGAGACGAAGCCGTTCTTCCGCACCAAGGAGTTCCTCTGGCAGGAGGGCCACACCGCCCACGCCGACGGCGAGGACGCCTGGAACGAGACGATGACCCGCCTCGACCAGTACGGTCGGCTCTACGAGGAGGTCATGGGCATCCCCGGGATGAAGGGCCGCAAGCCCGACCACGACAAGTTCCCGGGCGCCGAGACGACGACGACCATCGAGGCGCTGATGCCCGACGGCAAGTCCGTCCAGGCCGGCACCTCCCACCACCTCGGGACCTCCTTCGCGGAGGCCTTCGACATCACGTTCACCGACGAGGACGAGGAGGAGCGGCTGGCACACACCACCTCCTGGGGGCTGTCGTGGCGCGCGCTCGGCGCGCTCATCATGACCCACTCCGACGGCCAGGGGCTCGTCGTCCCGCCCGCCCTCGCGCCCACGCAGGTCGTCGTCGTCCCCATCTGGCAGGAGGACACCGAGGAGGAGGTCAAGGAGTACGCCGCCGACCTCGCGGCCGAACTCGACGAGGCGTTCCGCGTCGAACTCGACGACCGCGACGAGCGCAACCCCGGCTTCAAGTTCAACGAACACGAGCTGAACGGCGTCCCGCTCCGCATCGAGATCGGCCCCCACGAGGTCGAGGACGACGAGGCCACGCTCGTCCACCGCCCCGACGGCGAGAACGAGGTCGCCGACCGCGAGACCATCGTCGACGGCGTCGACGAGGCCCTCGACACCATCTACGCGAAGCTCTACGCCGCCGCCGAGGAGAACCTCGAGGAGAACGTCCGCGAGGCCCACGGCCGCGGCGAGATCCTCGGCACCATCGGCAAGCACGGCGGCTACGTCAAGACCGGCTGGTGCGGCGACGAGGCCTGCGACGACGAGATCAAAGAGGAGATCTCCGCCGAGATCGTGATGCTCCCGCTGGACGAGGACGAGGAGCCCGTCCACGACACCTGCGGGGTCTGCGGCGAGGAGGCGGTCGAGACCGCCTACTTCGCGAAGAGTTACTAA
- a CDS encoding cation:proton antiporter codes for MVEAAGIDLLNLLLILTVAWVFGLLAERAGYPALMGEILAGIVFGPALLGLLEPSGTIEILAELGVFLLMLYVGMEVDINDLFALGPQSLMIALGGFLVPFGLGYGVGVVAGMNVEQSLFVGIAMAATSLATKSRILVDLDILDTRIAGVLLGGALLSDVGVMVVFTGIMGFVETGEVTLVGLALVAGRALLFFVVALAFGDRVLPYLWEYLEDWMGRHEFVDKTSAFTVALVVALAFAYFAALVDLHSIIGGFVAGLFLRQAQLEPDIYQHMYDVIYDLSMGFFAPIFFVSVAFELTLGVFTENLPLLALIVTAAFAGKIVGSWLFALPTKLSSREGLVIGLGMNGRGTVEIIIVLIALQAGIIGENLFSILVFTAIFTTVLVPPTVKWGVEWLREHDDLVIMDDVDVVPE; via the coding sequence ATGGTGGAAGCTGCGGGGATCGATCTGTTGAACCTGCTGTTGATTCTCACCGTGGCGTGGGTGTTCGGACTGCTCGCCGAGCGGGCGGGGTACCCGGCGCTGATGGGCGAGATCCTGGCGGGGATCGTGTTCGGCCCGGCGTTGCTCGGGCTGCTGGAACCGAGCGGGACGATCGAGATCCTGGCGGAGCTCGGCGTCTTCCTCCTGATGCTCTACGTCGGGATGGAGGTCGACATCAACGACCTCTTCGCCCTCGGTCCGCAGTCGCTGATGATCGCGCTCGGGGGGTTCCTCGTCCCGTTCGGGCTCGGCTACGGGGTCGGCGTCGTCGCCGGGATGAACGTCGAACAGTCGCTGTTCGTCGGCATCGCGATGGCCGCCACCTCCCTGGCGACGAAGTCGCGGATCCTCGTCGACCTCGACATCCTCGATACCCGTATCGCCGGCGTCCTGCTCGGCGGTGCCCTGCTGTCGGACGTCGGCGTGATGGTCGTCTTCACCGGCATCATGGGCTTCGTCGAGACCGGGGAGGTGACGCTGGTCGGCCTCGCGCTGGTCGCAGGCAGGGCACTGCTGTTCTTCGTCGTGGCGCTCGCCTTCGGCGACCGGGTCCTCCCGTACCTCTGGGAGTACCTCGAAGACTGGATGGGCCGCCACGAGTTCGTCGACAAGACCTCCGCGTTCACGGTCGCACTCGTCGTGGCGCTCGCGTTCGCGTACTTCGCGGCGCTCGTCGACCTTCACTCGATCATCGGCGGGTTCGTGGCCGGGCTCTTCCTGCGGCAGGCCCAGCTGGAACCCGACATCTACCAGCACATGTACGACGTCATCTACGACCTCTCGATGGGTTTCTTCGCCCCCATCTTCTTCGTCTCCGTCGCCTTCGAGCTCACGCTGGGAGTGTTCACCGAGAACCTCCCGCTCCTGGCCCTCATCGTGACCGCCGCGTTCGCCGGCAAGATCGTCGGCAGCTGGTTGTTCGCGCTGCCGACGAAGCTGTCCTCCCGCGAGGGGCTGGTCATCGGCCTCGGGATGAACGGCCGCGGCACCGTCGAGATCATCATCGTCCTCATCGCGCTCCAGGCCGGCATCATCGGCGAGAACCTCTTCTCTATCCTCGTGTTCACGGCCATCTTCACGACCGTCCTGGTCCCGCCGACGGTCAAGTGGGGCGTCGAGTGGCTGCGGGAACACGACGACCTGGTCATCATGGACGACGTGGACGTGGTCCCGGAGTAG